In Paracoccus aminophilus JCM 7686, a single window of DNA contains:
- the puuE gene encoding allantoinase PuuE has translation MRYSRDMIGYGEHTPDPKWPGGAKIAVQIVMNYEEGGENSIEHGDAASEAFLSEIIGAQPWPGKRHWNMESIYDYGARAGFWRLYRMLKDVPVTVYGVATALERGPEQVAAMQRAGWEIATHGLKWIDYRDVPAETEAEHIRQAIELHTRITGERPYGFYQGRTSMNTVALGAEEGGFAYLADTIADDLPYWHVHKGKPQLMVPYTMDANDMRFSSGQGFGTGVEFFDYLRDSFDVLYAEGQAGAPKMMSIGLHCRLMGRPGRAIALQRFLDHARSHEGVWFATRLDIARHWAETHPYQAKERPSEMSRADFVQKFGSIYEHSPFIAERVWDCEMGAIHDTATGLARRMAQIFRSASDAERLGVLNAHPDLAGKLAAAKQLTAESTSEQASAGLDALTDEERATFTRLNTDYVARHGFPFIIAVRDYDKAGITEAMQARIHNDTATERAEAERQVSRIGELRLQQMLGGT, from the coding sequence ATGCGCTACAGCCGCGACATGATTGGATACGGAGAGCATACCCCCGATCCCAAATGGCCCGGCGGCGCGAAGATCGCCGTGCAGATCGTGATGAATTACGAAGAAGGCGGCGAGAACAGCATCGAACATGGCGATGCGGCTTCAGAGGCCTTCCTGTCCGAGATCATCGGCGCCCAGCCTTGGCCGGGTAAGCGTCACTGGAATATGGAATCGATCTACGATTATGGCGCGCGCGCGGGCTTCTGGCGGCTTTACCGGATGCTCAAGGACGTGCCGGTCACGGTTTACGGCGTCGCAACGGCCCTTGAACGCGGGCCCGAGCAAGTCGCCGCCATGCAGCGCGCGGGCTGGGAAATCGCGACCCATGGGCTCAAATGGATCGACTACCGCGACGTTCCGGCAGAGACCGAGGCCGAGCATATCCGGCAGGCGATTGAACTGCACACCCGCATCACCGGCGAGCGGCCCTATGGCTTTTATCAGGGCCGCACCTCGATGAATACGGTGGCGCTTGGGGCCGAAGAAGGCGGATTTGCCTATCTCGCCGATACGATTGCCGATGACCTGCCCTATTGGCATGTCCACAAGGGCAAGCCGCAGCTCATGGTGCCCTATACGATGGACGCCAATGACATGCGCTTTTCTTCGGGTCAGGGCTTTGGCACCGGGGTCGAGTTCTTCGACTATCTGCGCGACAGTTTCGACGTGCTTTATGCCGAGGGTCAGGCGGGCGCGCCCAAGATGATGTCGATCGGGCTCCACTGCCGTCTGATGGGCCGTCCGGGCCGTGCGATTGCGCTGCAGCGTTTCCTTGACCATGCCCGCAGCCATGAGGGCGTCTGGTTCGCGACCCGGCTCGATATCGCGCGCCACTGGGCCGAGACCCATCCCTATCAGGCGAAAGAGCGCCCCTCGGAGATGAGCCGCGCCGATTTCGTGCAGAAATTCGGCTCGATCTATGAGCATTCGCCCTTCATCGCCGAGCGGGTCTGGGACTGCGAGATGGGCGCGATCCATGATACCGCGACCGGGTTGGCGCGGCGCATGGCACAGATCTTCCGCTCGGCCAGCGATGCGGAACGCCTGGGCGTTCTGAACGCGCACCCCGATCTTGCGGGCAAGCTCGCCGCCGCCAAGCAGCTCACCGCCGAGAGCACCTCGGAACAGGCGAGCGCCGGGCTCGACGCGCTGACCGACGAGGAACGCGCGACCTTCACGCGTTTGAACACCGACTATGTCGCGCGCCACGGCTTCCCCTTCATCATCGCCGTGCGCGATTACGACAAGGCCGGGATCACCGAGGCGATGCAAGCCCGCATCCACAACGACACCGCGACCGAACGCGCCGAGGCCGAGCGGCAGGTCAGCCGCATCGGCGAATTGCGCCTCCAGCAGATGCTGGGCGGGACCTGA
- a CDS encoding ABC transporter permease, protein MTTSPNIETGPPTTWTSQLLARLRPNPGKDTLIGLILPLSILALWQVASSLAWIAPVFLPSPLATVKAFWTMLTKQNLSRDFVVSISIVAQAFVYGSVLALILGVAAGLSRRVEEFFGPTFDTIRHIPGIAWLPLIVLWLGIGAPAKVVVIAKSVFFPVFLNTLQGIRNAEKRYIELAEVLTLNRWQLIRRVLLPSAVPSIMVSLRYSAGLAWALVVVAEGLSGLEGIGFLIFRAQGLLLTDQLVVCMVIIGLVGFAIDRLMFQLQRYILRWKQGFDG, encoded by the coding sequence ATGACCACCTCTCCGAATATCGAGACCGGCCCGCCCACGACTTGGACCAGTCAGCTTTTGGCGCGGCTGCGGCCCAATCCGGGCAAGGATACGCTGATCGGGCTGATCTTGCCGCTCTCCATTCTGGCGCTCTGGCAGGTCGCGAGCTCGCTCGCCTGGATCGCGCCGGTCTTTCTGCCCTCGCCGCTGGCCACGGTCAAAGCCTTCTGGACCATGCTGACCAAGCAAAACCTGTCGCGCGATTTCGTGGTCTCGATCTCGATCGTGGCGCAGGCCTTCGTCTATGGCTCGGTGCTGGCGCTGATCCTGGGCGTCGCCGCAGGCCTCTCGCGTCGGGTCGAGGAGTTCTTCGGCCCGACCTTCGACACGATCCGCCATATCCCGGGTATCGCCTGGCTGCCGCTGATCGTGCTCTGGCTCGGGATTGGCGCGCCAGCGAAGGTGGTGGTGATCGCGAAATCGGTCTTCTTCCCGGTGTTTCTCAACACGCTGCAAGGCATTCGCAATGCCGAGAAACGCTATATCGAGCTGGCCGAAGTCCTGACCCTGAACCGCTGGCAGCTGATCCGGCGCGTGCTTCTGCCCTCGGCGGTGCCCTCGATCATGGTGTCCCTTCGCTATTCGGCGGGGCTCGCCTGGGCGCTGGTCGTGGTGGCCGAGGGGCTTTCGGGACTTGAGGGCATCGGCTTTCTCATCTTCCGCGCACAGGGGCTTTTGCTGACCGATCAACTGGTCGTCTGCATGGTCATCATCGGTCTGGTCGGCTTCGCCATCGACCGCCTGATGTTCCAGCTTCAGCGCTACATCCTGCGCTGGAAACAAGGTTTCGACGGTTAA
- a CDS encoding ABC transporter ATP-binding protein produces the protein MTTDVGTLDIRDVAKQYEVNGRRFDALSHVNLHVKPGEFISIVGPSGCGKSTLLRLILGLDRDYSGDILLDGERIAGTSLDRGIVFQDHRLLPWLTLEGNVALALENSGLSREARRETVRDHIRLVGLHGFEKVYPHQLSGGMAQRGAIARGLVTRPRLLLLDEPLGALDALTRIRLQEELVRIWRAEGVTMILVTHDVDEAIFLSDRVVVMNSDPGRIVDEIAVDLPRTRDRAGQDFIAIKRQILSLMGEYELEVA, from the coding sequence ATGACCACCGATGTTGGCACGCTCGATATTCGTGACGTCGCAAAGCAATATGAGGTTAACGGGCGCCGCTTCGACGCGCTGTCCCATGTCAACCTGCATGTGAAACCGGGCGAGTTCATTTCCATTGTCGGCCCCTCGGGCTGCGGCAAGTCGACACTTTTGCGACTGATCCTTGGGCTGGATCGCGACTATTCCGGCGATATCCTGCTGGATGGCGAGCGCATTGCGGGCACGAGCCTCGATCGCGGCATCGTTTTTCAGGACCACCGTCTGCTGCCCTGGCTGACGCTGGAGGGCAATGTCGCGCTGGCGCTGGAAAACTCTGGCCTCTCGCGCGAGGCACGGCGCGAGACGGTGCGCGATCACATCCGTCTGGTCGGGCTGCATGGGTTCGAGAAGGTCTATCCGCACCAACTGTCGGGCGGCATGGCCCAGCGCGGCGCGATTGCGCGCGGGCTGGTGACCCGCCCGCGCCTTCTGCTGCTGGACGAGCCGCTGGGCGCGCTCGATGCGCTGACCCGGATCAGGCTGCAAGAAGAGCTGGTGCGGATCTGGCGGGCCGAGGGCGTGACCATGATCCTTGTCACCCATGATGTCGATGAGGCGATTTTCCTGTCGGATCGGGTAGTCGTGATGAATTCAGACCCCGGCCGGATCGTCGATGAAATCGCCGTCGATCTGCCGCGCACCCGCGACCGCGCCGGTCAGGATTTCATCGCTATCAAGCGCCAGATCCTCTCGCTGATGGGCGAATATGAGTTGGAGGTCGCATGA
- a CDS encoding nucleobase:cation symporter-2 family protein, whose amino-acid sequence MTRPEDERLGLFANLAYGMQHILTMYGGIVAVPLIVGQAAGMSPADIGLLITASLFAGGVATILQTMGLPFFGCQLPLVQGVSFAGVATMIAISGTGGIEAVFGAVILASLMGLLITPVFSRITRFFPPLVAGIVITTIGLTLMPVAGGWAMGGDRNAADFGSQANVLLAGVTLVIVLLLSKVGNAAISRLSILLALVIGTAIAYAAGMTDFSRVSDGPVFALPKIFEFGYPTFGVAATISMFIVILVTLVETSADIFAVGEIVGTKVDSRRLGDGLRADMLSSMLAPFVGSFTQSAFAQNVGLVAVTGIRSRYVVATGGLILIALGLLPIMGRVVAAIPSPVLGGAGIVLFGTVAASGIRTLSRVDYVNNMNLIIVATSIGFGTIPIVIPQFYHHFPAWVETIFHSGISSSAIMAITLNLLFNHLKLGNSDQPSVFGAASERTIRYADIAQLEEGDYFANGKLYNADGKEVPLAGSGGH is encoded by the coding sequence TTGACGCGGCCCGAGGACGAGAGGCTCGGCCTTTTTGCCAATCTCGCTTATGGGATGCAGCATATCCTGACCATGTATGGCGGCATTGTCGCCGTGCCGCTGATCGTCGGTCAGGCCGCAGGGATGAGCCCGGCGGATATTGGGCTGTTGATCACGGCCTCGCTGTTTGCCGGAGGCGTCGCGACCATCCTGCAGACCATGGGCCTGCCGTTCTTCGGCTGCCAATTGCCGCTGGTTCAGGGGGTTTCCTTCGCAGGCGTCGCGACGATGATCGCGATTTCCGGGACTGGCGGGATCGAGGCGGTCTTTGGCGCGGTCATTCTGGCCTCGCTGATGGGGCTTTTGATCACGCCGGTCTTCTCGCGCATCACCCGCTTTTTCCCGCCACTCGTTGCGGGCATCGTCATCACCACGATCGGGCTGACGCTGATGCCCGTCGCGGGCGGCTGGGCCATGGGCGGAGACCGCAATGCCGCCGATTTCGGCAGTCAGGCCAATGTGCTGCTGGCCGGGGTGACGCTGGTGATCGTGCTGTTGCTGAGCAAAGTCGGCAATGCGGCGATCTCGCGGCTCTCGATCCTGCTGGCGCTGGTGATCGGCACTGCGATTGCCTATGCGGCGGGCATGACCGATTTTTCGCGGGTGAGCGACGGTCCGGTCTTTGCTCTGCCCAAGATCTTTGAATTCGGCTATCCGACCTTTGGCGTCGCGGCGACGATCTCCATGTTCATCGTCATTCTGGTGACGCTGGTTGAAACCTCGGCCGATATTTTCGCGGTCGGAGAGATCGTCGGGACCAAGGTCGATTCGCGCCGTCTGGGCGACGGGCTGCGCGCCGATATGCTCTCGAGCATGCTCGCGCCCTTTGTCGGCTCGTTCACGCAAAGCGCCTTCGCCCAGAACGTCGGGCTGGTTGCAGTCACCGGGATCCGCAGCCGCTATGTCGTGGCGACGGGCGGGCTCATCCTGATCGCGCTCGGGCTGTTGCCGATCATGGGACGCGTCGTCGCCGCCATCCCGAGCCCGGTTCTCGGCGGCGCGGGCATCGTCTTGTTCGGCACGGTCGCGGCCAGCGGCATCCGCACGCTGTCGCGGGTCGATTACGTCAACAACATGAACCTGATCATCGTCGCGACCTCGATCGGCTTTGGCACGATCCCGATCGTGATCCCGCAATTCTACCACCATTTCCCGGCCTGGGTTGAGACGATCTTCCATTCGGGCATCAGCTCTTCGGCGATTATGGCGATCACGCTGAACCTGCTGTTCAACCATCTCAAGCTCGGGAATTCGGATCAGCCTTCGGTCTTTGGCGCGGCTTCCGAGCGGACGATCCGTTATGCCGATATCGCCCAGCTGGAGGAGGGCGATTATTTCGCGAATGGCAAACTGTACAATGCCGATGGAAAAGAGGTGCCGCTGGCGGGATCTGGCGGACACTGA
- a CDS encoding LysR substrate-binding domain-containing protein gives MTIARLPPLNALRAFVVSARQQSFGAAAAELHVSAAAIGQQVRLLEDHLGGPLFLRRRGRLELTALGLTVLPGLTEAFSSMVTALSDLGTTSPALRISVPPSFAMKWLMPRLDALHEAVPGLELIIEASASLASFSEGRLDCAIRYGNGTYPGLAAHYLMSEALVPLCSPEFAQDHALLDRGPQALADPVPLLHETGPEQDATGPDWEKWLQSHGLRASETARVGIRLQQSSLVLEAAAAGKGIALGKLRLAEADLASGRLIMPFGEPWPLAKAYYFVTPDHPAHLPPITQLLKWLRVETAAVPSWTYAA, from the coding sequence GTGACAATTGCCCGCTTGCCGCCGCTCAACGCTTTGCGCGCTTTCGTGGTCTCGGCTCGTCAGCAAAGCTTCGGCGCGGCGGCGGCAGAGCTGCATGTCTCGGCGGCGGCGATCGGTCAGCAGGTGCGCCTGCTCGAAGACCATCTCGGCGGCCCGCTGTTTCTGCGCCGACGTGGGCGGCTCGAGCTGACCGCGCTTGGCCTGACCGTCCTGCCCGGGCTGACCGAGGCCTTTTCCTCGATGGTCACTGCGCTGTCGGATCTCGGCACCACCAGCCCGGCCCTGCGGATTTCGGTGCCGCCAAGTTTCGCGATGAAATGGCTGATGCCGCGCCTTGATGCGCTTCATGAGGCCGTGCCCGGGCTTGAGCTGATCATCGAAGCCTCGGCCAGTCTGGCCAGTTTCAGCGAGGGCCGTCTCGATTGCGCGATCCGCTATGGCAACGGCACCTATCCCGGCCTTGCCGCGCATTATCTGATGTCCGAGGCTTTGGTACCTTTGTGCAGCCCCGAATTCGCGCAAGATCACGCCCTTCTCGACCGAGGCCCCCAGGCCTTGGCCGATCCTGTCCCCCTGCTCCATGAAACCGGTCCCGAGCAGGATGCCACTGGCCCCGATTGGGAAAAATGGCTGCAAAGCCACGGGCTGCGCGCCAGTGAAACCGCGCGGGTGGGCATCCGGCTTCAGCAATCCTCGCTGGTGCTCGAAGCGGCGGCGGCGGGCAAGGGGATCGCTTTGGGCAAGCTGCGTTTGGCCGAGGCTGATCTCGCCAGCGGACGGCTGATCATGCCCTTTGGCGAGCCCTGGCCTCTGGCCAAGGCCTATTACTTCGTCACCCCCGATCATCCCGCGCATCTGCCCCCAATCACCCAATTGCTGAAATGGCTGCGGGTAGAGACGGCGGCAGTGCCAAGCTGGACCTATGCCGCCTGA
- a CDS encoding FAD/NAD(P)-binding protein, protein MTYALPINAAPRGPHILIIGGGFAGAALAIRLLEKAPHLQLTIAEPRAEIGRGVAYDSHDSVHLVNGPAGHFSLYPDSAPDHLAEWVRAHGRDGDWTPPEGDLSEVFIPRRIFGTYVAQEFARAALTARPDTEVTHLRSEIVALRRRGAAFEAETDSGARFLVDRVVLATGVFPFAAPAAPIDDPRYIRNPWQSGVLDPVVGAKDVLLIGASLSMIDMVASLEARGLRGRYHAISRRGHLIEPRRVPEPWPPFLDPEALPRTATALLRAVNRERKALRAAGGDWQALAPAVREHILPLWLNAPRAERLRFIRHLRALWDVTLHRAAPPSFAALERARTEGRFSSRAARLLDLSSGARLTAHLRPRGGTTPEVLEVDAVIDCRGHQEHDWRRVEAPLVRQLLASGLVRAHDTGFGIDATPEGQVIAQDGRVQPDLLAIGHPLRGVAWESSSIPEQRIQAAALAERILAANGLAAEIEPELETVEPRAAVLAEPALVSAARVGSCAGSPA, encoded by the coding sequence ATGACCTATGCCCTGCCGATCAATGCCGCCCCGCGCGGGCCCCATATCCTCATCATCGGCGGCGGCTTTGCCGGGGCAGCGCTGGCGATCCGGTTGCTTGAGAAGGCGCCCCATCTTCAGCTCACCATCGCCGAGCCGCGCGCCGAGATCGGCCGGGGTGTCGCCTATGACAGTCACGACAGCGTGCATCTGGTCAATGGCCCGGCCGGGCATTTCTCGCTCTATCCCGACAGCGCGCCCGACCATCTCGCCGAATGGGTGCGCGCGCATGGCCGCGACGGCGACTGGACCCCGCCCGAGGGCGATCTGAGCGAGGTCTTCATCCCGCGCCGGATTTTCGGCACCTATGTCGCGCAAGAATTCGCCCGCGCGGCACTGACCGCCCGGCCCGACACCGAGGTCACCCATCTGCGCAGTGAAATCGTCGCCCTGCGCCGGCGCGGTGCGGCTTTCGAGGCCGAAACCGACAGCGGCGCGCGTTTTCTCGTCGACCGGGTCGTGTTGGCGACCGGGGTCTTTCCCTTCGCCGCACCCGCCGCGCCCATCGATGATCCACGCTATATCCGCAATCCTTGGCAGTCAGGCGTTCTTGATCCGGTGGTCGGGGCGAAAGATGTCCTGCTGATCGGGGCCTCGCTTTCGATGATCGATATGGTGGCAAGCCTTGAGGCGCGCGGATTACGCGGGCGCTATCATGCCATTTCGCGGCGTGGCCATTTGATCGAGCCCCGTCGCGTGCCCGAACCTTGGCCGCCCTTTCTTGACCCCGAAGCTCTGCCCCGCACGGCGACGGCACTGCTGCGCGCGGTCAATCGCGAGCGCAAGGCGCTGCGCGCGGCAGGTGGCGACTGGCAGGCTTTGGCCCCGGCCGTGCGCGAGCATATCCTGCCGCTTTGGCTGAACGCGCCCCGCGCCGAGCGGCTGCGCTTCATCCGCCATCTGCGCGCGCTTTGGGATGTGACGCTCCACCGCGCCGCGCCGCCCTCTTTTGCGGCGCTGGAGCGTGCCCGCACCGAGGGTCGGTTCAGCTCGCGGGCCGCACGTCTTCTTGACCTGAGCTCTGGCGCAAGGCTGACCGCCCACCTGCGCCCGCGTGGCGGGACCACGCCCGAAGTGCTTGAGGTCGATGCGGTGATCGATTGCCGGGGCCATCAAGAACATGACTGGCGCCGTGTCGAGGCGCCGCTTGTGCGACAGTTGTTGGCCTCGGGTCTGGTGCGCGCCCATGACACCGGCTTTGGCATCGACGCGACGCCCGAGGGGCAGGTGATTGCGCAAGACGGCAGGGTGCAGCCGGATCTCTTGGCGATCGGCCATCCTTTGCGGGGTGTTGCGTGGGAATCCAGCTCGATCCCCGAGCAGCGGATACAAGCGGCGGCTTTGGCCGAGCGCATTCTTGCCGCGAACGGACTCGCTGCGGAAATCGAGCCCGAACTAGAGACGGTCGAGCCCCGCGCGGCGGTCCTTGCCGAGCCCGCCCTTGTCAGCGCAGCTCGCGTTGGATCTTGCGCAGGATCGCCAGCGTGA
- a CDS encoding tetratricopeptide repeat protein yields the protein MRALAFGIALFWATVAGAVDTPPSTKLPDLSQIRAQIYSGDYETALTGLAELSQTVKHADLYNLLGYTTRKLDRLEDSARWYREALYYDPSHRGALEYQGELFLQTGDLAGAKANLGMLDLFCPTGCPERDTLAKAIAASEKPKG from the coding sequence ATGAGGGCTCTGGCCTTTGGCATCGCTCTTTTCTGGGCGACAGTGGCGGGGGCGGTGGACACACCGCCCTCGACCAAACTGCCCGATCTCTCCCAGATCCGCGCCCAGATCTATTCCGGCGATTATGAAACTGCGCTGACGGGACTGGCCGAGCTCTCGCAGACCGTCAAACACGCCGATCTTTACAATCTGCTCGGCTATACGACCCGCAAGCTCGACCGCCTCGAGGATTCGGCGCGCTGGTACCGCGAGGCGCTTTATTATGACCCCAGCCATCGCGGCGCGCTTGAATATCAGGGCGAGCTCTTTCTTCAGACCGGAGATCTCGCGGGCGCGAAGGCCAATCTCGGGATGCTCGATCTCTTCTGCCCGACCGGCTGCCCCGAGCGTGACACTCTGGCCAAAGCGATTGCCGCTTCCGAAAAGCCAAAGGGCTGA
- a CDS encoding LysR substrate-binding domain-containing protein encodes MTQSPNLRAVDLNLLVVLDALLSEQHLSRAAARLNMSQPAVSHALARLRKLLDDPLFTREAGRMVPTLRALELTGPLGEAMIQIRALLGDGDFAPEARHVFRLALSDYGAHALLPKLMRHLRQIAPGVELIVTQRSREAMVAAVLDGEVDLALGVFPTLPAQIDAAPLFTDRYACLLDPRHQPQPYLGLSAALYWSAPHVLVAVHGEAATELDLALRHHGQARKIALILPHWSVAPEVIAGTDLILTVARRSLSTVAPGLVITEPPLALPEIAFTQIQHRRRRSDPALRWLGEQIKACLD; translated from the coding sequence ATGACCCAAAGCCCCAATCTGCGCGCCGTCGATCTCAACCTGCTTGTCGTGCTCGATGCGCTGCTCTCGGAACAGCATCTGTCCCGTGCGGCGGCGCGGCTGAATATGAGCCAGCCTGCCGTCAGCCATGCTTTGGCGCGGCTGCGCAAGCTTCTGGACGATCCCTTGTTCACCCGCGAGGCCGGTCGGATGGTGCCGACGCTGCGCGCGCTCGAGCTGACCGGACCGCTTGGCGAGGCGATGATCCAGATCCGGGCGCTGCTTGGTGATGGAGATTTCGCGCCCGAGGCGCGCCACGTCTTCCGCCTCGCTTTGTCGGATTACGGCGCTCATGCGCTTTTGCCCAAGCTGATGCGCCATCTGCGCCAGATCGCGCCGGGGGTCGAGCTGATCGTGACCCAGCGCAGCCGCGAGGCGATGGTGGCCGCGGTGCTCGACGGCGAGGTCGATCTGGCGCTTGGGGTCTTCCCGACCCTGCCCGCCCAGATCGATGCGGCGCCGCTTTTCACCGACCGTTATGCCTGCCTGCTTGATCCGCGCCATCAGCCCCAACCCTATCTCGGGCTGAGCGCCGCGCTTTACTGGTCGGCGCCCCATGTCCTTGTCGCGGTTCATGGCGAGGCCGCGACCGAGCTTGACCTTGCGCTGCGCCACCACGGTCAGGCCCGCAAAATCGCACTGATCCTGCCGCATTGGAGCGTCGCGCCCGAAGTCATCGCCGGAACCGATCTGATCCTGACCGTCGCGCGCCGCAGCCTCTCGACTGTGGCGCCCGGGCTGGTCATCACCGAGCCGCCGCTGGCCCTGCCCGAGATCGCCTTCACCCAGATCCAACATCGCAGGCGGCGCAGCGATCCGGCTTTGCGCTGGCTGGGCGAGCAAATCAAAGCCTGCCTCGACTGA
- a CDS encoding MFS transporter, which translates to MQADISRDGRAPWGALLGVNAAIGAFGFSQGLSYPLFTLLMQQQGMSPAAIGASAAMMPLGLILSASLVPSLVRLFGMRQLAVGCALAAALCFFLIGVFQSWVGWFVLRFLLGIIINPLYVLGEVWALSLAPPARRGRMMGVFNTVMSAAYASGPLALAMIGVEGWTPFLVGVGGFCLASVGLALVSRRLPVLSFDQDESGTNKGVFAFWTVAPALLTAVCVSAASLQANVALLPVFGAGYGLSELTLPRLVTALSVGNIFIQLPLGIAAERIGPRFMIIFCASMTVVAAVLLPSFILTPAVWPLLMLLGGMSYGVYTMALIELGNRFHGQMLVAGNAAFAMMWGMGGMLGAPGAGVLMQAIGPVGLPVVITVLMSVLITLAILRKIQRELR; encoded by the coding sequence ATGCAGGCGGATATCAGCAGGGACGGCCGGGCGCCTTGGGGCGCCTTGCTCGGGGTGAATGCGGCGATCGGGGCCTTCGGCTTTTCGCAAGGGCTTAGCTATCCTTTGTTCACGCTGCTGATGCAGCAACAAGGCATGTCGCCCGCCGCCATCGGCGCTTCGGCGGCGATGATGCCGCTTGGGCTGATCCTGTCGGCGAGCCTCGTACCGAGCTTGGTGCGCCTCTTCGGGATGCGGCAGCTCGCGGTCGGCTGCGCACTGGCGGCCGCGCTCTGCTTTTTCCTGATCGGGGTTTTTCAGAGCTGGGTCGGCTGGTTCGTGCTGCGCTTCCTCCTTGGGATCATCATCAACCCGCTTTATGTGCTCGGCGAGGTCTGGGCGCTGTCGCTGGCCCCCCCGGCGCGGCGCGGGCGCATGATGGGCGTCTTCAACACGGTGATGAGCGCGGCCTATGCCTCGGGCCCGCTGGCCCTCGCGATGATCGGGGTCGAGGGCTGGACGCCGTTTCTTGTGGGCGTCGGTGGCTTTTGTCTGGCAAGCGTCGGGCTCGCGCTGGTGTCGCGCCGTCTGCCGGTCCTGAGCTTCGATCAAGATGAGAGCGGCACGAACAAGGGCGTCTTCGCTTTCTGGACCGTCGCGCCCGCGCTGTTGACCGCCGTCTGTGTCTCGGCGGCGAGCTTGCAGGCGAATGTCGCCTTGCTTCCGGTTTTTGGCGCAGGCTACGGGCTTTCAGAGCTGACGCTGCCGCGTCTGGTCACGGCGCTGTCGGTTGGCAATATCTTCATCCAGCTTCCTCTGGGCATTGCCGCCGAACGGATCGGCCCGCGCTTCATGATTATCTTTTGCGCCAGCATGACGGTGGTTGCGGCGGTGCTTTTGCCCTCCTTCATCCTGACCCCGGCGGTCTGGCCGCTGCTGATGCTGCTCGGGGGGATGAGCTACGGCGTCTATACGATGGCGTTGATCGAGCTTGGCAACCGCTTCCACGGTCAGATGCTGGTCGCGGGCAATGCGGCTTTCGCGATGATGTGGGGCATGGGCGGGATGCTGGGCGCGCCCGGGGCGGGCGTGCTCATGCAGGCAATTGGCCCGGTCGGGCTGCCGGTCGTGATTACCGTGCTGATGAGCGTGTTGATCACGCTGGCGATCCTGCGCAAGATCCAACGCGAGCTGCGCTGA